Proteins from a genomic interval of Sulfurimonas sp. HSL3-2:
- a CDS encoding acetylornithine transaminase, which translates to MTTKELDNKYVLPTYARADVEFVSGKNAKLIDANGKDYIDFTSGIAVVSVGHGNERLTNALCAQVKDMIHMSNLYYIAPQARAAEKLVKASGYDMKCFFGNSGAEANEGAIKIARKYGEKDGQIKKYKIITLDHSFHGRTITTVKATGQESMHNYFGPFPDGFVYAKNIDEIESLVDDHTVAVMIELVQGEGGVQPQDKEKVQKLAKFLKSRDILLIVDEVQTGVYRTGKFLASNHYEIEPDIVSLAKGVGGGVPVGVVMTTLKDIFSPGDHGSTFGGNYLSSTAICEVMDILGEYEQSGDLEIGMLLFDKALERFYNLHKDIFLEKVGIGMMCGLRVKDADTLSKVINSARENGVMVLKAGRNTLRLLPPLTITKEEIDEGFKRLNIAVSSL; encoded by the coding sequence ATGACAACAAAAGAATTAGATAACAAATATGTTTTACCTACATACGCAAGAGCGGACGTAGAGTTTGTAAGCGGTAAAAACGCAAAATTAATAGATGCAAACGGAAAAGATTATATAGATTTTACTTCGGGTATCGCAGTTGTGAGCGTGGGTCACGGTAACGAGAGACTTACAAACGCTTTATGCGCTCAGGTAAAAGATATGATCCATATGTCAAACCTTTACTACATCGCACCCCAAGCTCGTGCTGCTGAGAAACTTGTAAAAGCAAGCGGCTATGATATGAAATGTTTCTTCGGAAACAGCGGGGCTGAAGCAAACGAGGGTGCCATCAAGATAGCACGCAAGTACGGGGAAAAAGACGGACAGATAAAAAAATATAAGATCATTACACTAGACCACTCGTTTCACGGACGTACTATCACGACTGTCAAAGCAACGGGTCAAGAGAGTATGCATAACTATTTCGGACCGTTTCCTGACGGTTTCGTCTATGCAAAAAACATCGACGAGATAGAAAGCCTGGTCGATGACCATACCGTAGCCGTTATGATAGAACTTGTACAGGGCGAGGGCGGGGTTCAGCCTCAAGACAAAGAAAAAGTCCAGAAGTTGGCGAAGTTCCTAAAAAGCAGAGATATTCTGCTTATCGTAGATGAGGTGCAGACAGGTGTTTACAGAACAGGGAAGTTCCTGGCTTCAAACCATTATGAGATAGAGCCGGATATCGTAAGTCTTGCAAAAGGCGTGGGCGGCGGCGTACCTGTGGGTGTCGTTATGACTACGTTAAAAGATATCTTCAGTCCGGGTGACCACGGTTCGACGTTTGGAGGGAACTATCTGAGTTCTACTGCGATCTGTGAAGTGATGGATATCCTCGGTGAGTATGAACAAAGCGGAGACCTGGAGATAGGGATGCTTCTTTTTGACAAAGCCCTGGAGAGATTTTATAACCTGCATAAAGATATTTTCTTGGAAAAAGTGGGTATCGGAATGATGTGCGGTCTGCGTGTTAAAGATGCAGATACTTTGTCAAAGGTTATAAACAGTGCAAGAGAAAACGGTGTTATGGTTTTAAAAGCGGGTAGAAACACATTAAGACTATTGCCGCCGTTAACTATCACTAAAGAGGAAATTGATGAGGGCTTTAAACGTCTTAATATCGCTGTTAGCAGTCTGTAG